A genomic region of Clostridia bacterium contains the following coding sequences:
- a CDS encoding M23 family metallopeptidase encodes MKKLALSLMTLVLSMFICGFAASEPKRDFIKWVDFNVSYPVLQLAYKYDVETINEKVHCDMCEMLAYVTAKNGNRFGRKDINTLKNLVNKLKSGIEMEEMIKGNKKYYNYYLEAYRAIFANFLDHYVTDDGQKGYGLVAYHPLAKGYGFAAYDDFGNSRNYGFKRIHLGHDIFGSTGTPIIAVEGGTITEFGWNRYGGWRIGIRSNDGKRFYYYAHMRKNRPYAEGLEKGSKVVAGQVIGYMGATGYSFKENKNMKTNPHLHFGLQLIFDESQIDGNNEIWIDVNNICKLLEQNRAQTVKNNETKEFTSVNLRHPIPKRHIIELPFKDNKPFDTVKENDAA; translated from the coding sequence ATGAAAAAATTGGCTCTTTCATTGATGACATTGGTATTATCTATGTTTATATGCGGCTTTGCGGCTTCAGAACCCAAACGTGATTTTATAAAATGGGTGGATTTTAATGTTTCTTATCCTGTTTTGCAACTTGCATATAAATATGATGTAGAAACTATCAACGAAAAAGTGCATTGCGATATGTGCGAAATGTTGGCTTATGTTACAGCCAAAAACGGCAATCGTTTTGGCAGAAAAGACATTAATACACTTAAGAATCTCGTTAATAAGCTAAAAAGCGGTATAGAAATGGAAGAGATGATTAAGGGTAATAAGAAGTATTACAATTATTATCTAGAAGCATATAGAGCTATATTTGCCAATTTTCTTGATCATTATGTTACAGATGATGGGCAAAAAGGCTATGGCTTAGTCGCTTATCATCCGCTTGCAAAAGGTTATGGTTTTGCCGCTTATGACGATTTTGGCAACAGCCGCAATTATGGATTTAAAAGAATACATTTGGGACATGATATTTTTGGTTCGACTGGAACACCTATTATCGCAGTAGAAGGCGGAACAATTACGGAGTTTGGGTGGAATAGATACGGCGGATGGCGTATAGGTATTAGATCAAATGACGGAAAAAGATTTTATTATTATGCACATATGAGAAAAAATCGCCCATATGCTGAAGGTTTAGAAAAAGGTTCAAAAGTCGTAGCTGGACAGGTAATAGGTTATATGGGAGCGACAGGTTATAGTTTTAAAGAAAACAAAAATATGAAAACCAATCCCCACTTGCATTTTGGATTACAATTGATATTTGATGAAAGCCAGATAGATGGCAATAATGAAATTTGGATAGATGTAAATAATATCTGTAAGCTTTTGGAACAAAACCGTGCCCAGACTGTAAAAAATAACGAAACCAAAGAATTTACAAGCGTTAACTTAAGACATCCTATTCCAAAACGACATATTATCGAACTGCCGTTTAAGGATAATAAGCCTTTTGATACAGTCAAAGAAAATGATGCAGCATAA